The stretch of DNA AGTCATTAAGTCCTCATACTCTGGTTTATGGGCTAACTCATAAGTCATTTTCACTGAATTCATTGAAGGCCTTAGTATAGGATTATCTACAACATTTTCTACTTTCTCGCCGAACATATAGACTTGCAGGTTTAATTTTCTCAAACTTTCCTCATACTGTATCCCTGTCATTAACGGCATTAAAACCACCCTTTCCATTGGTTTATATTCTCTGAACTATCCTTGTACGATTATATTTTTTAGAATGTATAGATAAATAGGGAATGGGTTATGATATAAACAGTTAATTATCTTTATCCATTCCCTCTGTGTAAATTCTTTGAAACACATGAATTCTTCTTGGTCACTACTCCCTTCATTCATGCTACCCTATATAGGTCTTTCCCTACTCCGATAGCATGAATAAAGGTGGGTTTAGGTTTTATGCTTCTTGTAATACTAAGCCTTGATTTGCTAAGCGTTTATAATTCTCTAGCCTTTCCATAGCATCCTCTTCTGCTTTTTTAAATAATTCTTTAGCCTGCTCTGGATATTGTTGCATTAAGGATGAATAACGTACTTCACTTAATAAGAAATCCTCATAGCTTAATGTGGGTTCTTTTGAGTCCAAAATAAATGGATTTTCGCCTTCTTCTTTTAATAGTGGGTTATAACGATATAAAGTCCAATATCCCGATTCAACTGCTCGTTTTTCTTGTGCTTGAGTTTTTCCCATTCCAGCTTTTATTCCATGATTAACACATGGGGCATAAGCAATAATCAAAGATGGTCCTGGATAAGCCTCCGCTTCACGAATGGCTTGGAGGGTTTGTCTTTGACTAGCACCCATAGCGATTTGAGCCACATATACATAACCATAAGACATAGCGATCATTCCTAAATCTTTTTTCTTCGTCCGTTTACCTGAAGCAGCAAATTTAGCGATAGCTGCAGTAGGTGTGGCTTTAGAGGATTGACCACCTGTATTGGAATACACTTCTGTGTCGAATACAAGAACATTTACATTTTCATTTTGAGCTAATACATGATCTAACCCTCCAAAGTCGATGTCATAGGCCCAACCGTCTCCACCAAATATCCAGTTAGATTGTTTTACAAAATGATCTTTACTGTCGTATATCTCCTTAAGCTCTTGTATATTTTTATATTGTTCTAGAGCATTCGATAATTTATCTGCCCTTTCCCTTGTTCCTGCAGATTCATCGTAACCCTCTATCCATTCTTTCATAACCTCTGCTAGATCTTCACTTACTCCCTTTTCAAGAGCTGCTTCAATCCTTTTAGCCACTCCCTCTCGAAGGGTTTTCGCTCCAAGATACATTCCATAACCATATTCTGCATTATCTTCAAATAAGGAATATCCCCAGGCAGGCCCATGGCCTTTTTTATTGGTTGTATAGGGGATACTTGGCGCGGATCCCCCCCAAACTGTTGTACATCCTGCTGGGTTAGCAATCGTCATTCTATCCCCAAACAATTGAGTAACTAGCTTGGCATAAGGAGTCTCTCCACATCCTGCACAGGCTCCTGAGAATTCAAAATAAGGCTTTAAGAACTGGCTTCCCTTTACTGTACTTCTTTGTTTTTCAGAAATTTCAGCTGGATCAATATCCTTTATATACTCCCATGTACTTACTAAGATATCTCGTTTATTTTCAAGTGGTTGCATCACTAGAGCTTTCTCTTTAGCAGGACAAACATCAACACAGTTCCCACACCCTGTACAATCTAAGGCAGATAATCCCATGTGGAATTGCTTTCCTTTAAATCCTATAGCCGCTTTTGTATCTATAGATACTGGCGCTGCTGCAAGCTGATCATCAGATAAAATCGTTGGCCTAAGTACTGAATGAGGACATACAAAGGAGCATTGATTACATTGAATACATTTTTCTGCATCCCAGTAAGGAATATCAATTGCTATGCCTCTTTTTTCATATTGGCTAGTCCCTAAGGGGAAAGTTCCATCTTCAGATCCGACAAATACACTTACGGGTAAGGTATCCCCTTGTTGCCTATTCATAGGGATCATAATATTCTCTACAAATTCTGGCAAATCTTCTTGAACTTCTTTCTCTTTTTCCTGGGCTTTCTTCCAGGATTCTGGAACTTGAATCTTAGTAAGAGTTTCTATGCCTGCATCAATAGCTTTCCAGTTCATTTCAACAACTTGCTGTCCCTTATTTCCATAACTCTTTTGCACCGCTTCTTTTAGATACTTTGTCGCATCTTCTATAGGAATGACATTGGATAGTTTAAAGAATGCAGATTGCATAATCATGTTAATGCGATTCCTTAGGCCTATTTCTCGTGCAATATCTACAGCATTTAAGGTGTAAAATTCTATATTTTTTTCTGCAATAATTTTCTTTAAGGAAGCTGGTAAATGTTCTTCTAGCTCCTTTTTATTCCATGTACAGTTGAGTAAGAATGTACCCCCATCTTTAATATCATCAACTAAATCATATTTATCTACATAACTTTGATTGTGGCAGGCAATAAAATCAGCTGAGGTAACGGCGTAGGGTGACTGAATTGGCTCATCTCCAAATCTTAAATGAGAAATGGTTACTCCCCCAGATTTTTTAGAGTCATAGGCAAAATATGCCTGGGCATATTTATCCGTATGGTCTCCAATAATTTTAATCGCTGATTTATTTGCACCTACTGTACCATCAGAACCGAGACCCCAAAATTTACAAGAAATGGTTCCTTCGGGTGATGGATTAATTTCCTTATCATAGGGGGGAAGAGATAAATTCGTCACGTCATCTATGATACCCACTGTAAAGCCATTAAATGGTTCATCTTTTTCTAGATTTACAAACACTTCCATTACATTTGAAGGTGTAAATTCTTTAGAACCTATTCCAAAACGTCCTCCTACAATTAATGGAGCATTTTCCCTTCCATAGAAAGCATTTTTAACATCTAGATATAAGGGTTCTCCTGATGCACCAGGTTCTTTGGTACGATCGAGTACTGCAATACGTTTAATGGTTTTTGGTAGAGCTTCTAGCATATGTTCGATAGAAAATGGACGGTATAGGTGGACTTCTAGTAATCCATAATTGCCACCTCTTTCATTGACATAGGCGATGGTTTCTCTTATGGTGTCACAGCCTGATCCCATGGCAATAATAATATTTTCTGCGGTTTCTGAACCATAATAATTAAATAATTTATAGTCCCTGCCTGTTAGTTTATTAATTTCATCCATATACTCTTGAACAACTTCAGGTACTGGATCATAGAATCTATTAATGGATTCACGATATTGGAAAAAGATATCCGGATTTTGTGTTGTATTTCGAAGAACTGGACGATTTGGGTGTAAGGAATTGTCTCTGAAGGCCTTAACAGCATCTCTATCTATTAGCTCTGCTAATTCCTCATATTCTAAGACATCAATTTTCTGCATTTCATGGGATGTTCTAAATCCATCAAAAAAATGCAGTACGGGCAGACGTGATTTAATTGCGGCTAGGTGAGCCACAGCAGCAAGATCCATGCATTGTTGTACACTACTGGAAGCTAGCATAGTAAATCCTGTTTGGCGGGTAGACATCACATCTTGATGATCTCCAAATATAGAGGTGGCATTGGAGGATAAGGATCGAGCACTAACATGGAACACTCCTGGAAGCAATTCTCCTGCAATTTTATACATATTAGGTAACATTAACATTAGGCCTGCTGATGCAGTATAAGTAGTTGCCAATGCACCACTTTGTAAGGCGCCATGAATAGCTCCTGCCACCCCTCCCTCGGATTGCATTTCTTGTACAACAACAGGTTGCCCAAAAATATTTTTTCTTCCCTCAGCAGCCCAGACATCAACTACTTCAGCCATAGTAGATGATGGAGTGATTGGGAAAATGGCAGCTACATCTGTAAAAGCATAGGAAACATATGCTGCTGCAGTATTTCCATCCATAGTTTGTTGTCTACGTTTCATTATTGTATTACCTACCTTTCATTAAATATTGTATTTTATTATCGCTATAGCCTAATTCCCCTTCATTTCATTGAAATTAGATGTTGTAATAATAGATGTAGATATTAGTTCATTTTTACGTATATGCGTATACTATTCTTATATGCGTTGTAATTATATATTAACATCTAGTCGAATTTAAGTCAATAATTCGTTAAAACATATTCTTATTTTTGTTATGAATACATTCATAACAAATCCCCTCATTATTTTAATTGGTATGCCAATATTAATTAGTGCTGCCTTTTCGAACCTTCCGTATAGGTCTAAGGAGATTTCCCCTATGATGTTATTGCTATAATGGCAACCATAGATATGTATAAAGATTATCAATCTATTTATAAATTAAAGAATATCGAAAGATTCTTCCATTCGCGTATTCCAGCACCATAAATCAAAAAATCTTTTAGAAAACTTTCTTGATCTTTTTTTGTCGCTAGCTATGGGAGAATAATCTTTCAAATTACAGTAAGAGCAATTACTCTTTGTAATATTCACATATGGGGCATAAATTTTGATACAATTTAAAAAATCATGTAAAGATACTACACAACACTATGAATATATTTTAGGGGTTACTGAAAAAGGCTTTGGCCATAATAAAGAGAAATAAATGAAATAATAGAGATAAATAAAGATGCATTATCTGGGACTGTAAAAAATTCCATGCTTAAGTGAAAATAAAAACTTCTTTCTGATTTGGTATTATTTGTTAGTTCTTACCAGAAAGAAGTTTCTGTTTCCACTGCCTTATTTAAGGCAGGCTTGGGAATGGCCTGCCTTTTTCTATTCTTCTATTTATTTTTTTCTTCTAATGCCCTTAGAATCTTCTCTGGAGTGATTGGTAATGAATTAATCCTCACTCCTATTGCATCATAAATCGCATTTGCAATTGCAGGGGGCTGTGAGTTTGTAACAAATTCTCCACATCCCTTTGCCCCAAAAGGACCATATAGATCAGGATTTTCATAAAACTTAATTTCACTATTTTGAGGAATGTCCATAAATGTAGGGATAATGTAATCTGTAAAGTTTGATGCATAGGTTTCAATGCTTTCGGGAAAGTATGGTGTCAAATCTTCATAAAGTGCCATGCTTACGCCTTGAACATTCCCCCCGTCTACTTGACCTTCCGCCTGCAGTGGATTGATAACAGTACCTATATCATAACTGTTATACACATTGACTATAGTTACTACCCCTGTTTCATCATCAATTTCTACATCAATGACCGTAGAACCCCATGCATATGTTCGAGTGGGAATTGTAAACCCTGTTTCTGGATCCCTTGGAGGTGCAGGAGGGGGCAAAAATCCACCAACGCCTATTAGATATACACCGCCATAAGTAGAAGCCGTTCCAATTTCTTGTAATGTCATTGCTACTTTTTCATCATCTTTCTTAAAAACCTTTCCACCTTCATAAACTAAGTCTTCAGGGGAGCATCCCTTTACTCCTGCTACAAATTCTTTCATCCTCTGGATTAGATCCTTTGCTGCTGCAATAGCGGCTAAGCCCACTATATAAGTTGTACGAGTTCCTGCTGTGTCCATACTAAATGCTGCTGTATCGGTATTTGAGTTATCAATTGTAAATAATTCTTCACTTATCTCCAAAGCCTCTGCTGCCATCTGAATTGCAACGGTTTTAAAACCCTGGCCCATCTCACAACTTGCATTGGTCATATTAATTGTTCCATCGATTTTGATTTCAAGAGATACTAAGTCAGGATCTCCACCACCATTAAATCCAGTTGGGTAGTAAACATTTGAAACTCCTCTTCCTTTTCTAATCATCTAACTCTCCCTCCTTACTTAGAACTCATATTTGCATATTCAGGAGAAATTTCTTCGCCTGCCATCTCAGCAACCATTTTTAATGTTTCAATCTCAGAAACTGCTGTTAGCGTATTCCCAACATGATTGATATCGTTTTCTTTAAAAGCATTCTTTAATCTAAATTCAATAGGATTCATTCCAATTTTACGGGCAAGTCTGTCCATCTGTACCTGATCAGCAAACTGTCCTACATTTACGCCAAAGCCCCTCATTGAACCACTGGGCATTTTATTTGTATACACCATTCTTGCATCAACTGCAACATTTTCTACTTTTGTTGCACCGGCAACTATATTTGCATTTTTTTCAACTGCATATAATCCCAGTTCTGTATATGCACCACAGTCATGAAGCACCTCAATTTGTCTAGCTGTAAGAGTTCCGTCTTTCTTTACTCCATCCTTAAATTTGAATATCCAAGGAGATCTTATAGTCGTGTATAGCATTTCTTCCTCTCTAGTTAATTGAAACTTAACAGGCTTACCTGTAGCCAAGGCAAGAAGTCCTGCTATATGGTCTGTATGAACACTATTCATAGCACCAAATCCCCCTCCTACGGTTCCCCCTACAAGTTTCAGCTTATTCAGCGGTAGTTGAAATACATTGGCAAGATCACCCTGGGTAAAGTAAAGCCCCTGTGTCTTGGAATGAATAACAAGTTTCCCAGCCTCATCAACATAAGCTACTGATGAAGAGGTTTCAAGGGGTGCATGTTCTTGGCTAGGAGTAGTATATGTTCCTTCTACAATATAATCTGCCTCTGCAAAACCTTTCTCGACATTTCCCTTTCTTATTTTCCTTACCTCGCTTGTGCCATCAAACATATGCATGTTTCCTTCAGGTCTTACCTTTGGAGCATCAGGCTTAGTGGCTTCAATGGGGTCGATTACATAAGGGAGTTCTTCAATATCAAGTTTAATCTTTCCCAGAGCCTCTAAAGCGACTTCTTTACTTACGGCTGCAACAGCAGCAATATTTTGTCCCCTATATCTTATCAGTTCCTCTGCAAAAACATGATGATCTGGCACCATTGCAAATAAATTGTGGGGAACATCATCCTTAGTAATGACAGCGTAAACACCTGGAACCTTCAATGCTTCTGAGACATCAACATGATTAAGCTTTGCTCTATGATAAGGACTTCTTAAAGTCTTACATACAAGCATATCAGGCATGCTGACATCGCTAACATATTGGATTTTTCCTGTTACAATACCTTCACCATCATATTTCTTGACTCTCTTACCAACACTTTTATACATCCAGATCACTTCCTTTCGGAATAGGGCCATATTCACCTTTGGATACTGCTAAAAGAGCATCGGTGTATTTTTCATACCCAGCACATCTGCACAAGTTTCCACTTAATGCATCTTTAATTTCCTCTGCTGTTGTTTCCGGATGATCTAACAGAAAAGCAGTGGCTGCCATAACCATCCCTGGGGTGCAATACCCACATTGTGGTGCCCCATAATCTATAAATGCTTGTTGAATTGGATGTAAAGTTTTACCCTGGGCAAGACCGTCTACTGTTAGTATTTTTTTACCTTCTACTGTAAGGGCCAATACCAAGCATGATTTCACCGCTTTTCCATCAAGTATTACTGTACATGAACCGCAATCGCCACGATTACACCCACACTTTGGACTTGTAAGACCTAATCCGTCCCTTAATACTTCTAATAGGTTTTGCTGTGGTTTTGCTATCACTTCCACGGGATTACCATTTAAGTAAAAATGCAAGATTTTCGACATCCTTTTCCCCTCCTTTACTCAGCGTTTGACGCTGCTTCCATTGCTCGTCTGACCATCACTGGAGCAACCTTCTTACGATACCAGGCTGTTGCTCTAATATCATCTATGGGACTGATAGCATCTACAACCTTTTCACTTGCTATCCTCATATTTTCCTGGGTTAGTTCTTTACCTATAAGTGCATCTTCAACTTCTTTACATCTTAATACTGTGGGCGCAGCAGACCCAACAGCCACCCTTAGAACCTTACAAATATTGTTTTCTTTTTCTATATACGCTGCAGCATTAACAACGGAAAGGGTTTCAGCTTTTCTTCTGCCTAATTTTTTAAAGGAAGCATGACCTTCTTCTTTCTTCAAGATAATTTCAGTTAGAACTTCCACCTCATCAGCTATTGTTTTACCTGGTCCTTTGAAAAAGTCTTTTGCATCTACTTTTCTTACTCCATTAGGACCATTTAAAACAAACACTGCATCTAAGGCTATTAGAGTAGGAATACTGTCTGCTGCAGGAGAAGCATTCATAATGTTTCCCCCTATTGATGCAACATTTCTCACTGTTAAGCCTGCTATTTCATTAATTGTTTCAATTAGCACGGGAAATTCTCTTTCAATAATCTTGTTTTCTTTAATCTGGCTAAAAGTGGCTGTGGCACCAATCTTTACTTCCGTACTATTTTCCGTTATTAAATTTAAATCCATATTATCCAAAGAGATAATTAACAAATCCTTTTGTCCTTCCTTTGGAATTTGATCCAATTCAAAAGACAATTTAGGTACAAAATCTGATCCTCCAGCTAAAAATTTGACCTCATTTGAAGTATCTTTTACAATTGCCAAGAGTTCATCAAATGAATTTGGTGATTCATAGAAATAACCTCTCATATAAGTGAAACCTCCTTATTACATTCTCTTATTTCTTTGCAAAAGATGATTTTGAGAAATCATAATGCTCACTTCCATCTGGATATCTGTATCTTTTCTTATCTTGATCTTTTGGATAATCAAATCTACCGCCACAACGCATAATCATGGTCTTGATTTCAGGGGTATTTTCTTCTACTATTCTTACAAACTGATTCACCAATAACTCAGGATCACCTGCAGTATTAGCCCAATTGTCATAGTGATCAGGAATTAAAAGCTTTGCTCCAACAGCCTGCCCAACTCGCGCGCAGTCATAAGGGGTCATCTTGTCTGTTGCCCCTGGCGCATTGCTACCCATATCAAATATTGCAACATCAATATCATAATTTTCCTTAATTGCAACATACCCATCGTGATACCAAGTATCACCCATAAATAATATGTTTCCTCCTGATGTTTTGAATAAGAAACAACAAGCAGCTTCCTCAAATGGAAGATTTACTTCTCCTTCACCTGTTTTAATTGCTGTCTGGTCATAGCAAATAAGAAATTCCACTTCAGCACCTTTTACCTTCACTGATTCTCCGACCTTGGCAACAACAAGTCTGTCTTCAGGCACTTCGAATTTTCTTAATTTATCTGCTGCAACAGGCGGTGCATAAAAAAGTGCATCAGTAGTCTTTAAGGCAGCCTTAACTGCATAAATATCACAATGATCTTGATGGGCATGGGTGCAGAATACGCCATCCAACTGATTAAACTTCCAAGGATCTATAACATGTGGATTGAGTCTAATCCAATTAATGCTATCAGCGCCTGCCTGCTTGCAAACACCGCAATAATAATGTGATGTGTACATGGATGGTCCGCAATATTGGTCGATGAAAAAGACGCCTCCTTCATCTGTCTTTAGAATCCATGAAGGGCCTCCACACCACCAAAGGCTTACTTCTCCTTTTGGTACCTGTCTGTTCTCAATCTCTTGATTAAGTAGTGTTCCCCATTCTGGAAAGCTATCTCTTAACCACTGATCACGATCAATATCATGATTTTGATTTACATAATCCCCTGCAATAATGCCACGTCCATCTGATTTAATAATTTCTCTTTCCATATTCCTTCCCCCTTTATTTTTAATAAATATTTATGAATTCCTATGAAGACATTTAGAGACCTTCATAAAGTCTTTATCTCTCTTTTCAATGGCTTTTTCCCCTTGCCCATTGCTGTAATCATAAAATCCTTTGCCTGTTTTTACTCCATATGCACCTTGAGCATATAAGTCTGCCAGGAGTTTTGGAACCTCCTGGGAATTACTAAGTTCCTTAAACATATAGCTTCCAACATTAAAGAATATATCTAATCCCCCAAAGTCAATTGTTTCAAAAGGCCCTATGCATGCATACCTCATTCCAAGACCATATTTCATAACATGATCAACATCTTCAATGCTTGCAGCACCACTTTCAACAATATGAAAGGCTTCTCTTATTAGGGCATATTGTAAACGATTTAACACAAATCCATTAATATCCTTTTTTACTAACACCGGC from Irregularibacter muris encodes:
- a CDS encoding xanthine dehydrogenase family protein molybdopterin-binding subunit; protein product: MYKSVGKRVKKYDGEGIVTGKIQYVSDVSMPDMLVCKTLRSPYHRAKLNHVDVSEALKVPGVYAVITKDDVPHNLFAMVPDHHVFAEELIRYRGQNIAAVAAVSKEVALEALGKIKLDIEELPYVIDPIEATKPDAPKVRPEGNMHMFDGTSEVRKIRKGNVEKGFAEADYIVEGTYTTPSQEHAPLETSSSVAYVDEAGKLVIHSKTQGLYFTQGDLANVFQLPLNKLKLVGGTVGGGFGAMNSVHTDHIAGLLALATGKPVKFQLTREEEMLYTTIRSPWIFKFKDGVKKDGTLTARQIEVLHDCGAYTELGLYAVEKNANIVAGATKVENVAVDARMVYTNKMPSGSMRGFGVNVGQFADQVQMDRLARKIGMNPIEFRLKNAFKENDINHVGNTLTAVSEIETLKMVAEMAGEEISPEYANMSSK
- a CDS encoding FAD binding domain-containing protein, translating into MRGYFYESPNSFDELLAIVKDTSNEVKFLAGGSDFVPKLSFELDQIPKEGQKDLLIISLDNMDLNLITENSTEVKIGATATFSQIKENKIIEREFPVLIETINEIAGLTVRNVASIGGNIMNASPAADSIPTLIALDAVFVLNGPNGVRKVDAKDFFKGPGKTIADEVEVLTEIILKKEEGHASFKKLGRRKAETLSVVNAAAYIEKENNICKVLRVAVGSAAPTVLRCKEVEDALIGKELTQENMRIASEKVVDAISPIDDIRATAWYRKKVAPVMVRRAMEAASNAE
- the nifJ gene encoding pyruvate:ferredoxin (flavodoxin) oxidoreductase, which gives rise to MKRRQQTMDGNTAAAYVSYAFTDVAAIFPITPSSTMAEVVDVWAAEGRKNIFGQPVVVQEMQSEGGVAGAIHGALQSGALATTYTASAGLMLMLPNMYKIAGELLPGVFHVSARSLSSNATSIFGDHQDVMSTRQTGFTMLASSSVQQCMDLAAVAHLAAIKSRLPVLHFFDGFRTSHEMQKIDVLEYEELAELIDRDAVKAFRDNSLHPNRPVLRNTTQNPDIFFQYRESINRFYDPVPEVVQEYMDEINKLTGRDYKLFNYYGSETAENIIIAMGSGCDTIRETIAYVNERGGNYGLLEVHLYRPFSIEHMLEALPKTIKRIAVLDRTKEPGASGEPLYLDVKNAFYGRENAPLIVGGRFGIGSKEFTPSNVMEVFVNLEKDEPFNGFTVGIIDDVTNLSLPPYDKEINPSPEGTISCKFWGLGSDGTVGANKSAIKIIGDHTDKYAQAYFAYDSKKSGGVTISHLRFGDEPIQSPYAVTSADFIACHNQSYVDKYDLVDDIKDGGTFLLNCTWNKKELEEHLPASLKKIIAEKNIEFYTLNAVDIAREIGLRNRINMIMQSAFFKLSNVIPIEDATKYLKEAVQKSYGNKGQQVVEMNWKAIDAGIETLTKIQVPESWKKAQEKEKEVQEDLPEFVENIMIPMNRQQGDTLPVSVFVGSEDGTFPLGTSQYEKRGIAIDIPYWDAEKCIQCNQCSFVCPHSVLRPTILSDDQLAAAPVSIDTKAAIGFKGKQFHMGLSALDCTGCGNCVDVCPAKEKALVMQPLENKRDILVSTWEYIKDIDPAEISEKQRSTVKGSQFLKPYFEFSGACAGCGETPYAKLVTQLFGDRMTIANPAGCTTVWGGSAPSIPYTTNKKGHGPAWGYSLFEDNAEYGYGMYLGAKTLREGVAKRIEAALEKGVSEDLAEVMKEWIEGYDESAGTRERADKLSNALEQYKNIQELKEIYDSKDHFVKQSNWIFGGDGWAYDIDFGGLDHVLAQNENVNVLVFDTEVYSNTGGQSSKATPTAAIAKFAASGKRTKKKDLGMIAMSYGYVYVAQIAMGASQRQTLQAIREAEAYPGPSLIIAYAPCVNHGIKAGMGKTQAQEKRAVESGYWTLYRYNPLLKEEGENPFILDSKEPTLSYEDFLLSEVRYSSLMQQYPEQAKELFKKAEEDAMERLENYKRLANQGLVLQEA
- a CDS encoding xanthine dehydrogenase family protein molybdopterin-binding subunit; protein product: MIRKGRGVSNVYYPTGFNGGGDPDLVSLEIKIDGTINMTNASCEMGQGFKTVAIQMAAEALEISEELFTIDNSNTDTAAFSMDTAGTRTTYIVGLAAIAAAKDLIQRMKEFVAGVKGCSPEDLVYEGGKVFKKDDEKVAMTLQEIGTASTYGGVYLIGVGGFLPPPAPPRDPETGFTIPTRTYAWGSTVIDVEIDDETGVVTIVNVYNSYDIGTVINPLQAEGQVDGGNVQGVSMALYEDLTPYFPESIETYASNFTDYIIPTFMDIPQNSEIKFYENPDLYGPFGAKGCGEFVTNSQPPAIANAIYDAIGVRINSLPITPEKILRALEEKNK
- a CDS encoding (2Fe-2S)-binding protein; this encodes MSKILHFYLNGNPVEVIAKPQQNLLEVLRDGLGLTSPKCGCNRGDCGSCTVILDGKAVKSCLVLALTVEGKKILTVDGLAQGKTLHPIQQAFIDYGAPQCGYCTPGMVMAATAFLLDHPETTAEEIKDALSGNLCRCAGYEKYTDALLAVSKGEYGPIPKGSDLDV
- a CDS encoding MBL fold metallo-hydrolase, producing the protein MEREIIKSDGRGIIAGDYVNQNHDIDRDQWLRDSFPEWGTLLNQEIENRQVPKGEVSLWWCGGPSWILKTDEGGVFFIDQYCGPSMYTSHYYCGVCKQAGADSINWIRLNPHVIDPWKFNQLDGVFCTHAHQDHCDIYAVKAALKTTDALFYAPPVAADKLRKFEVPEDRLVVAKVGESVKVKGAEVEFLICYDQTAIKTGEGEVNLPFEEAACCFLFKTSGGNILFMGDTWYHDGYVAIKENYDIDVAIFDMGSNAPGATDKMTPYDCARVGQAVGAKLLIPDHYDNWANTAGDPELLVNQFVRIVEENTPEIKTMIMRCGGRFDYPKDQDKKRYRYPDGSEHYDFSKSSFAKK